One segment of Streptomyces sp. NBC_01463 DNA contains the following:
- a CDS encoding stage II sporulation protein M, with protein sequence MDLDVFVNTHRIEWDRLDHLLHRGRRLTGAEADELVDLYQRTATHLSLIQSSAPDPLLTARLTQLVARARSTVTGTRRASWRDAAHFLTAGFPAAVYRSRHWWIPTAVLSALLAALMGWWIGTHPEVQSAIAAPEDLRRLTSPGGEYETYYSSHPAASFAAQVWTNNAQAAAMCLVLGAFLCVPVIWILFVNVLNLAVGIGLMSSAGRLDTFLGLILPHGLLELTAVFVAAGTGLRLGWTVIDPGPHTRRTALAVQGRAAIGMAIGLAVVLFVSGVIEGFVTPSGLPTWARIAIGIAAELAFLAYVYILGGRAARAGDAGDLAAAERSAELPVAT encoded by the coding sequence ATGGACCTCGACGTCTTCGTCAACACCCACCGCATCGAGTGGGACCGTCTGGACCACCTCCTGCACCGCGGCCGCAGGCTCACCGGCGCGGAAGCCGACGAACTCGTCGACCTCTACCAGCGCACGGCCACCCATCTCTCCCTGATCCAGTCCAGCGCCCCCGACCCGCTGCTCACCGCGCGTCTCACGCAACTGGTGGCCCGGGCCCGCTCCACGGTGACGGGAACCCGCCGCGCCTCCTGGCGCGATGCCGCGCACTTCCTCACGGCGGGATTCCCCGCAGCGGTCTACCGATCCCGGCACTGGTGGATACCCACGGCCGTCCTCTCCGCCCTGCTGGCCGCGCTGATGGGCTGGTGGATCGGAACCCATCCGGAAGTCCAGTCGGCCATCGCCGCCCCGGAGGACCTTCGCCGGCTCACCAGTCCGGGAGGGGAGTACGAGACGTACTACTCCAGCCACCCGGCGGCCTCGTTCGCCGCCCAGGTCTGGACGAACAACGCCCAGGCCGCCGCCATGTGCCTGGTCCTGGGCGCGTTCCTCTGCGTCCCGGTGATCTGGATCCTCTTCGTCAACGTGCTCAACCTGGCCGTGGGCATCGGTCTGATGTCGTCGGCGGGGCGGCTCGACACGTTCCTCGGCCTGATCCTGCCGCACGGACTGCTCGAGCTCACGGCGGTCTTCGTCGCGGCGGGTACGGGCCTCCGCCTGGGCTGGACGGTCATCGACCCCGGACCCCACACCCGGCGTACGGCCCTGGCAGTACAAGGACGAGCAGCCATCGGTATGGCCATCGGACTGGCCGTCGTCCTGTTCGTCTCGGGCGTCATCGAAGGCTTCGTCACCCCCTCGGGCCTCCCGACCTGGGCTCGTATCGCCATCGGTATCGCGGCCGAGCTGGCCTTCCTCGCCTACGTCTACATCCTGGGCGGCCGAGCGGCCCGAGCCGGTGACGCGGGCGACCTCGCAGCAGCCGAACGAAGTGCCGAGCTGCCGGTCGCCACCTGA